Proteins from a genomic interval of Bacteroidales bacterium:
- the rplW gene encoding 50S ribosomal protein L23 — translation MNILIRPIVTEKMERLSEKLNQYGFIVEKSANKLQIKKAIEELYGVTVNSINTIRYAGKLKSRYTKSGFLSGKTNSFKKAIVTLKEGEKIDFYSNI, via the coding sequence ATGAACATTTTGATAAGGCCAATAGTAACAGAGAAGATGGAACGCTTAAGCGAGAAATTAAACCAATATGGTTTTATTGTCGAGAAAAGTGCTAACAAGTTACAGATTAAAAAGGCCATTGAAGAGTTATACGGTGTAACCGTCAATTCGATAAATACAATTCGTTACGCAGGTAAATTGAAATCACGCTATACAAAATCCGGTTTTCTATCCGGAAAAACAAATAGTTTCAAGAAAGCCATAGTGACGTTAAAAGAAGGTGAAAAGATTGATTTTTATAGCAACATTTAA
- the rplD gene encoding 50S ribosomal protein L4: MEVKVLNIAGKETGRKIELNDSIFAIEPNDHAIYLDVKQYLNNQRQGTSKSKERNEISGSTRKLKRQKGTGTARAGSIKSPLFRGGGRVFGPRPRDYESKLNKKVKQLARKSALAHKILDNKILVIEDFNFDTPKTKEFISICTNLNIGDKKSLFVLSEPNKNIYLSSRNLQRQKVVLASSLNTYEVLDANTLVLVESSVDVLHKMFKVS; the protein is encoded by the coding sequence ATGGAAGTTAAAGTACTAAATATAGCTGGAAAGGAAACCGGAAGAAAGATCGAACTCAATGATAGCATTTTTGCCATTGAACCAAACGATCACGCAATTTACCTTGATGTTAAACAATATCTTAATAATCAACGTCAAGGTACATCCAAATCGAAAGAGCGTAACGAAATATCCGGTAGTACTCGCAAACTAAAGAGGCAAAAAGGTACTGGTACAGCACGTGCCGGTAGTATCAAATCTCCCTTATTCCGTGGTGGTGGAAGAGTATTTGGACCAAGACCACGTGATTACGAATCGAAACTCAACAAAAAGGTTAAGCAGTTAGCGCGTAAAAGTGCATTAGCACACAAAATTTTAGATAATAAGATTTTGGTTATAGAAGACTTCAATTTTGATACTCCTAAAACCAAAGAATTTATCTCAATTTGCACTAATCTTAATATTGGCGACAAAAAGTCTTTATTTGTGCTAAGCGAACCAAATAAAAATATATATTTGTCCTCCAGAAATTTACAGAGACAAAAAGTTGTATTAGCATCATCTTTAAATACATACGAAGTTCTTGATGCAAATACACTTGTTCTGGTAGAGAGTTCGGTTGACGTATTACATAAGATGTTTAAAGTATCATAA
- the rplC gene encoding 50S ribosomal protein L3: MSAGLIGRKIGMTSVFSAEGKNIPCTVIEAGPCVVTQVKTNEKDGYIAVQLAFDDKKEKHTGRPLLGHFKKANTTPKRKVIEFRDWDKDHQLGDVITVDIFNDDRWVDVSGITKGKGFQGVVKRHGFGGVGGQTHGQHNRLRAPGSMGASSFPSRVFPGKRLPGRTGGDKVKITNLRVLKVIPENNLLLVKGSIPGAKGSYLIIEK; the protein is encoded by the coding sequence ATGTCAGCAGGATTAATTGGACGTAAAATCGGAATGACTTCCGTATTCAGTGCCGAGGGTAAGAACATACCATGCACTGTGATTGAAGCTGGTCCCTGCGTAGTTACTCAGGTCAAAACAAACGAGAAGGATGGCTACATCGCTGTTCAACTCGCTTTCGATGACAAGAAGGAGAAGCACACCGGACGACCCTTACTGGGTCACTTCAAAAAAGCGAACACAACACCTAAACGTAAAGTTATTGAATTTAGGGATTGGGATAAAGATCACCAGTTAGGTGATGTTATCACAGTTGATATCTTCAATGATGATCGATGGGTTGATGTTTCGGGTATTACTAAAGGTAAAGGATTCCAGGGCGTTGTAAAACGTCACGGTTTCGGAGGTGTTGGTGGACAAACCCACGGACAACATAACCGCTTAAGGGCTCCTGGATCAATGGGTGCATCATCCTTCCCTTCTCGTGTATTCCCAGGAAAAAGATTACCAGGACGCACAGGCGGTGATAAAGTTAAAATTACCAACCTACGTGTATTAAAGGTAATCCCTGAGAACAATCTGCTCCTCGTAAAGGGATCTATTCCAGGTGCTAAAGGTTCATATTTAATTATTGAGAAATAA
- the rpsJ gene encoding 30S ribosomal protein S10, which translates to MSQKIRIKLKSYDHNLVDKSAEKIVKTVKATGAVVSGPIPLPTHKRIFTVNRSTFVNKKSREQFELSSFKRLLDIYSSTPKTIDALMKLELPSGVEVEIKV; encoded by the coding sequence ATGAGCCAGAAAATTAGAATTAAACTAAAATCGTATGACCACAACCTGGTTGACAAGTCTGCCGAGAAGATCGTGAAGACTGTAAAAGCAACAGGCGCTGTGGTGAGTGGTCCTATTCCGCTACCTACACACAAGCGGATTTTTACTGTAAACCGCTCCACGTTCGTTAACAAAAAATCGAGAGAGCAATTTGAACTCAGCTCTTTCAAACGTTTACTCGACATCTACAGCTCCACCCCGAAGACTATCGATGCCCTAATGAAGCTCGAACTTCCATCTGGAGTCGAAGTAGAAATTAAAGTATGA